Within Bdellovibrio bacteriovorus HD100, the genomic segment TGGCAGTCAGCCTGAACGGTCCTAACGATGAAATCCGTTCTCAGGTGATGCCGATCAATAAACGCTGGGATACCAAGGCGTTGCTGGAAGCTTGTAAAGAGCACTACCGTGTTTCCAAAGACAAGATCACTTTCGAGTACGTGTTGCTGAAAGGGATCACCGATCAGTTGGAGCACGCCCGTCAGCTGGTGAAACTGGTAAAAGACGTTCCATGCAAAATCAATATCATCCCGTTCAACGAACACCCGGGTTCTGGTTACGAGCGTCCTGATGACGACACAATCCAGGCATTCCATACGGAATTGATGAACCTGGGCGCACACGTTCTTCTTCGTCGTTCCATGGGTCGTGACATCTTCGCGGCTTGCGGTCAGTTGACCACGGTGAAAGAGCGTCCTCAGACGATGGATATTTCCAACTCTCGTCTGGCGGGTCTTCCTAAATACAAACGTGAACTTTTGGCTGCGCAAGAAGCAGAACAAAACAATCAACACTAGAGGTAACATTATGTCTGAAATTCTTGTTGTCGGCAGTCTGGCTTACGATTCCATTGAAACTCCATCCGGTAAAGTGGACCGCGCTTTGGGTGGTTCCGCGAACTACTTCTCTTTGGCAGCGTCTTTGTTCTCCAAAGTGCGTGTTGTCGGTGTTGTTGGTGAGGACTATGACCAGAAGGACTATGATCTTCTGAACAATCGGGGTGTGGATCTGGCGGGTCTTTCCAAAGTTCCGGGTAAGACATTCCACTGGGCGGGTTCCTATGAAGGTGACCTGAATGAAGCTAAAACTTTAAAAACCGATCTGAACGTGTTTGCGGACTTCAATCCGCAGTTGCCAGAGCATTTCAAAGATTCCTCTTTCGTGTTCCTGGCAAATATCGCCCCTGAACTGCAATTGCAGGTACTGGAGCAGGTGAAATCCCCTAAGTTTGTTGGCATGGACACCATGAACTTCTGGATCTCCATCAAAAAGGACAAGCTGATTGATGTCCTGAAAAAGGTGGATCTGGTTCTGATCAATGAAGGGGAAGCGAAGATGCTGACGGGCGCAGCCAATGCGATCTCGGCGGCGCCTTTGATCACGGCCATGGGCCCTAAGGCCGTTGTGATCAAACGCGGTGAGTACGGCTTTGCAATGTACACCAAGGACGAAGGTTACTTCATCCTGCCAGCCATGCCGATTCCGACTGTTGTCGATCCAACCGGTGCGGGTGACACGTTTGCTGGCGGTTTCTTCGGTTACCTGGCTGCGCAGAAGGAAGTTCCGACGATTGCGAACCTGAAGCAAGCCTGCATCATGGGATCCATGATGGCCTCCCACACAATCCAGGATTTCTCTGTGAAAGCTCTGGCGAAAGTGACTTTGGGCGATCTTGAAAAACGCCTGACTGAGTACAAGAAAGTCATCACTGTTTAAATTCCTGTCAAAGGCCTCCACTCTGGAGGCTTTTTTCTTTGTTAAGATGTCTTGTGATTTGAAGATAAATTGAAAAATGTTTGTTATTGAAAGTCCGGTTTTTAGACAAGAAGCAAACAATTGTTGTTTAGTCCTCTTTTGGGAAGATCTGCGATTCCGATGCGTAGAGTATGAAAACAGCTATATATTTACTTTTAGCGTTCTTGTTTTTGGCGGCTTCGGTCATTTCCTGCTCGGAAGAGCCCAAAGCATTGATCCCGACGGATTTGCCCAGCACTGAAGAGCCGGAAACTCCAACTAACCCGGTGAACTCAGATCCAACAGTTGCGGCGGATACGGCGCTGTATTTCCGTCTTGGTTTGCAATGGGAGTCTGCTGTGGATGGAACTTTCGTGGATTGGCCGACTTCCACTAGTTTGGGAGGTGATAGGTGCAATATTTCAGTGGCATCACCTTTGGCGCAAAGAAATATCACTTGTGCATTTTCAATTCCGGAAGCGCGACTTTTCTACAGTCACGTCAATTTCAAAATGGGTACTTCCGTGGCTTCGGCGTGCCCCATTCTGAAATTCCGACCTTATTACTATGTTCGATCGAATTTGGATGTCGTGGCGCCGGATCCGGCGGCGATGCCTCCAATTTTAGGTTCACCGGGTTACACCCCTCCTGGCAGTGATACTGCAATTTCGTGCGGTGATGGGAAAGATAAGTCCTGCTATGGTGGCGCTGCCCCCACTTTGGTTCCTGAATTTCCAAAGAACGGTGGCCTCTATTTCTTAACGCATATCAATTCTGAAAGTGCTTATAAGCTCGGTTCAGAAAACAGCTTACGATACTACGGGAATGGTGGTGTATTGGTAAACTATTTGGTAACCAATAACCTGGATCCGGTAGGGCGTGGGATCACCGTTGCGACGAATTCCAACAAAAATGAACGCGTTGAGGATACCTTTTTTGACTATCATATTTCTTGCGTGAACTACTGGGGTGAAACATTGTATGAAATTAACCTGTTTATCTCCGATGAAAACTTTGATGATAGTGGCGGTGTCGACAACTACATCGACTGGAACTAGTCTGCTGTTGTTAGAAAATTGAAAACGAAAGAAGAGACCTAGGCTTCCTGGGTCTCTTTGCTTTTGTGGGTGATCTTTGCCGGGATTTGCTCCGCGATGTATTCGGCGACGGCGGCAATGGTCAGGGACGGGTTCGGGCCGGTCGAAGTGGGCAGGATGCTACCATCCACCACGTACAAACCTTTGTATCCATACACTTCCCCCAGCGGGTTCACGAAGCCGGTGTCCGGGGTTTCGCCCATCGGGCAGCCGCCCAGGGGATGAACGGCCACGACCTTGTTCAAGTGAGTCAGCGGATTGTCGACAAAAACACCGCCAATACGCTCGGCGATTTTCTTCATTTGTGTGCGCAGACGATCAAAGTGCAGTTTACTGCCGTCCATCTTCCATTTGATGATGGCCTGGTTGTCGGAACGCAGGCGGATTTCCCCGTCGGGTTTATCTCTTCCCATGCCCAAAAGCACAAAGCAGCGTTTGGTGAAATCCGCGCGATCAATGGCCTGCGCGAACTCATCTCCGACGTTGATCTGATCACGGCTTTCGATATTCAGAATTTTGAAGATGTACTTCTTGATACTGTGAGCGAACAAGGTCCCCAGTCCACGAATGCCAGGCAGTTGAGGGATTTTTCCGGAAAGATACCAGGCAAAGCCTACAGGGAATCCGGCCTCCTGCAGATACATTCCATGGTGATAGCCATCCTCATAGTCCTTGAAATTGTATTCGATGGCACCCGTTATGACCGGGCCGTTGGTGGCATCAATATTTTCGCGGGATCCAAAAATCAAACCCAGCAGATCGCCGTTGCCACTCCACTTTTTTCCCAGCCAGATATTCAAATTCGGCAGGTGCCCCTGCTTCTTCATTTTCAACAGCAGGGATGTTGAGCCAATGGAACCGGCAGACAGAACCACATTTTTCGCTGTGAAGGTGGTTTCCTGCTGTGGAAATTCCGGAATGACATACGTCACTTTATAGTAGTCACCACAGTGCTCGATACGCACGACATCCGCGTGGGTGCGAATATCAGCGGGATGCTCGGCCGTTTTCAGATGCCGGGCCCGGAAGATATAGTTCAGATCCAAAGAGTTCTTGGCATTGATATTACAGCCGATGTCGCAGTCGCCACACTTATTGCACTTGGACTGCAAAGCCCCATGCATGTTGTGGGTTTGATGTCCGGGGAAGCTTCCCTCAAACCGCACAGCCAGGGGCGGCAAATTGAAGCTGGGCTTTCCGACTGAATCTGGCGGAGGTGGCATTTCTTCTGCCAGTCTTTTCAAAAGTGCGGTCTTGGGTGTCGCCTTGTAATAATTCTGCGTTTCATAAGGGTAGGGCTTCGCTTCCATCATGTGCAGAACGCGGTCGTAAAATGGATCAAGACTTTTGCGATTGTAAATCTGAGGCCACCCTTGAAAGAATCTTTCAGGCATCCGGTAAAGGACGTTGGCATAAATCAGGCTGCCGCCGCCAAGTCCGCTGGCTGTCAGTGACAGCACGTCACTTTCCGGGGTGTCCCGCAACTCCATCAGACCGTATTTTTGGTCTTCTGGGTCCCAGAACATGCGTTGTTGAACATCATGAGGGCGCCGCGGGAACTGGCCTATTTTCCACTGACGGCCTCGTTCCATTAAACAGACCTTGTAGCCCTTTTCAACCAGACGGCAGGTCATGACCGAGCCGCCAAAACCGGAACCGATCACGATGTAATCATAATCCAAATTCATAAGACCTCAGGCGACGCGCAGTTTTGGCTTTTGTGCCACCGGCATCTGCTGTAAAGAGTGCTGATTCAAAAAATCGACCAGTTGAGGGAAGACCTCGGTGTGACAGTACTGCCCCATGAACACATCCTGATGCCCGTACTGGGCAAACTCTTTGTACTGAATGCGGTCGGCATTTTTCGTGGATCGCAATTCCTCATAGGTTTTTTTGTTCGAGCCTGGGAAGATGTGATTGTCGCTTCCGGAAATCAGCAGGGTGGGCGGCATTTCCTGCATCTTCATTTTCTCCAGATAGTTGATCTGTCCATCAAACGACAGCAAATGTCGAGCCAGCAGCATTTTGCGGATGTGTTTGTGATAGTGGAAGCTCGTTCCACCAAACAAATCCATCAGGCGACGATGTGTTACCGGATGAATATTGCGGTGGTTGTAGACCGCCGGGAACCCCCAGCCCCACATAAAGCTGACCATATGGCAGGCCGGTTCGCGGCATTCACTGCGCAGGGATCTTTCCATCCAGTACAGCCATTTGCCAAAAGCCCTTCCAGGCATGTATGGGATGCGCGGGCTGACATACGCATAACCAAAGACGGTTTCAAAGATTTCCGGTCCCACCATCATCTTCAGCATCGACTGCCAGCGCACCTGCGGAGTCAGCGACACACTGTTGGCAATAATGCTGGCGATATTGGTCACATATCCGGCGGCGTAAGAGGCCATAAAGGCCAGGGAACCCACACAGTGAGCGATCACGTGGATGCGCACGTCACTCCCACACTGTTCGCGGATGAACTCCACCGCTCTGGGAATGTCGTATTTGGCGATGTCATCAATGGTGTATCCGTGCGGGGACAGGTTGTAGTTGAAACGCCCGCTTCCACGCCAGTCCAGCGACCAGACATCGGTGTAACCGGCCCCGTGCAGGTGATTCACCAGATTTTCATGTTCCGGCATGATGAACATGTCTGTCGAAGTCGTCAGTCCGTGCAGAAGCAGCACCACATCTTTTTGCGGCCCACAGTTAAATCGTTGAATCGAGATACTTAAACCATCGCGGGTGTCCAGGGGATGCAGAGTCTTTTCACCCGCAGCGACGCCTTGAGTGGTGTGTGGCGGGTAAATATGCTCATTCCACCGCGCAGAGGTGGTGGTAAATACAAAGGGTGCATAGACCTCCCACAGATTTCCCAGAAATGATTTGAAGTACTTTAAGATGGCTTCTTTATCTTCCAAAGAAGTGCCAGCATTGGTTTTAAAACTTCCCATCTGTTTGATAAAGTCCTTCAGGGAAATGCGCAGA encodes:
- a CDS encoding PfkB family carbohydrate kinase, with protein sequence MSEILVVGSLAYDSIETPSGKVDRALGGSANYFSLAASLFSKVRVVGVVGEDYDQKDYDLLNNRGVDLAGLSKVPGKTFHWAGSYEGDLNEAKTLKTDLNVFADFNPQLPEHFKDSSFVFLANIAPELQLQVLEQVKSPKFVGMDTMNFWISIKKDKLIDVLKKVDLVLINEGEAKMLTGAANAISAAPLITAMGPKAVVIKRGEYGFAMYTKDEGYFILPAMPIPTVVDPTGAGDTFAGGFFGYLAAQKEVPTIANLKQACIMGSMMASHTIQDFSVKALAKVTLGDLEKRLTEYKKVITV
- a CDS encoding GMC oxidoreductase, whose product is MNLDYDYIVIGSGFGGSVMTCRLVEKGYKVCLMERGRQWKIGQFPRRPHDVQQRMFWDPEDQKYGLMELRDTPESDVLSLTASGLGGGSLIYANVLYRMPERFFQGWPQIYNRKSLDPFYDRVLHMMEAKPYPYETQNYYKATPKTALLKRLAEEMPPPPDSVGKPSFNLPPLAVRFEGSFPGHQTHNMHGALQSKCNKCGDCDIGCNINAKNSLDLNYIFRARHLKTAEHPADIRTHADVVRIEHCGDYYKVTYVIPEFPQQETTFTAKNVVLSAGSIGSTSLLLKMKKQGHLPNLNIWLGKKWSGNGDLLGLIFGSRENIDATNGPVITGAIEYNFKDYEDGYHHGMYLQEAGFPVGFAWYLSGKIPQLPGIRGLGTLFAHSIKKYIFKILNIESRDQINVGDEFAQAIDRADFTKRCFVLLGMGRDKPDGEIRLRSDNQAIIKWKMDGSKLHFDRLRTQMKKIAERIGGVFVDNPLTHLNKVVAVHPLGGCPMGETPDTGFVNPLGEVYGYKGLYVVDGSILPTSTGPNPSLTIAAVAEYIAEQIPAKITHKSKETQEA
- a CDS encoding alpha/beta hydrolase; the encoded protein is MSAQATSLEFSERMAGFFVAKKFTLLPSTPLAQSDFQQESARFDKLPFEFNLQIHVPDLAKFHADNSTPSKVSGTVTDIRFGDELPILKGHFHLFTRPAASPNMDTAKEMHYTLFFEDREEKKWTLFGFKDVIKENATEIWEQTTTLYFYLWEGHSTYENFGEKKVQGVGVLRISLKDFIKQMGSFKTNAGTSLEDKEAILKYFKSFLGNLWEVYAPFVFTTTSARWNEHIYPPHTTQGVAAGEKTLHPLDTRDGLSISIQRFNCGPQKDVVLLLHGLTTSTDMFIMPEHENLVNHLHGAGYTDVWSLDWRGSGRFNYNLSPHGYTIDDIAKYDIPRAVEFIREQCGSDVRIHVIAHCVGSLAFMASYAAGYVTNIASIIANSVSLTPQVRWQSMLKMMVGPEIFETVFGYAYVSPRIPYMPGRAFGKWLYWMERSLRSECREPACHMVSFMWGWGFPAVYNHRNIHPVTHRRLMDLFGGTSFHYHKHIRKMLLARHLLSFDGQINYLEKMKMQEMPPTLLISGSDNHIFPGSNKKTYEELRSTKNADRIQYKEFAQYGHQDVFMGQYCHTEVFPQLVDFLNQHSLQQMPVAQKPKLRVA